Genomic DNA from Gimesia aquarii:
TTCGAGGTCAATGGTGTCCATTAGCGGCAGAATGTTTTGCCACGGCATTGGATCTCTATTTACTGCTCGAGGAGAATACCGAGAATCTGCATGATCACGATACGGCTGATGGAAATCCGGCGACTCAAGATAACGCTTATGTTCGAATCTCCCGGTCTGTTTGTTGCGATGTTTCAGAAATGACAAGAGCAGAGGCCGTGGAAGTTGCTCATTATCTGGCTGAGCAACAGCAGAAGCAGATTAACCAGGCTTTAAATCAAGTCGTGGATCAAATGTCAGTACCACCAATGGCGGTATTGATGAGTGGAAGTGCCGTTTTTCTGGCCGAAAAAATTATTAGAGCTCACCCGGTTTTAAGCGAGACTGTCATTACAAATGTTACAAATGTTGCAGAAATCTTTGATCGATCGATTTCGAAAGCGGCCTGTGCGTTTGCTGTCGCGCGCCTGGCGGCAGAAAGGGTTCGGATTTAACAGATTGTAGCTTAGGACCTGTCGCCAGCTAATCTGGAGTTAGCAATCATTGATTTATATAAGTCTATTGAAAATAAACGCTTATATGATTATATCTGGTGCGGTTATGATCACTTTCTTTACAGTTCCCTGGTCTAAGAGTGGTTGACTCATTTTTCATACTTGTGTTATCTTTCGCCTCTTGTAAGTGCTTACTGGCGATCGTTTTTTGAGCCAAAGTCATTTTTCCTGCTGCCATGTTTTCCAGCCGAACGGATGGAATCAGAGATACGGTGCAGTGTTTACTGGATTTTGATTGAAACTGTGACTAAAAACATAAAGCCGAAATAACTTCCCTCATTCAGCGATGGAGCGCGAAAATATGTGTGGAATTGTCGGATATATCGGACATCGAGAGGCGGGGTCTGTATTAATCCAAGGTCTGCAAAAACTGGAATATCGGGGATATGACAGTTCTGGTGTTGCCATTCACGAGAGTCCTTCTATCCAGATTCGTAAGAAAAAAGGCCGGGTCTCAGAAATGGCGGCGCTCTTTAAAGCGAGTCCTGTTGCAGGAACATTGGGAATTGGCCATACACGCTGGGCAACACATGGTGAGACCAATGACCAAAATTCACACCCGCATGTTGGGGGTAATGGAGAAGTCGTCATTGTGCATAACGGAGTCATTGAAAATTATTCTTCACTCCGCACCCAGCTACAGGCACTGGGATATGTTTTCCGTACAACGACTGATACAGAAACCGTTGCGCATTTACTGTCTCATCATCTGGAAGAGCAGCTTAAGCTGGGCGCTGATCCGTCAGAGCTTTCGACCTATCTTAAAGTTGTCGAAATTACGCTATCGAAATTAAAGGGAACCTATGGCCTGGTGATCATGTTCCAGGATCTTCCCAATCTGTTGATAGCGGCTCGATTGGGAAGCCCGTTAGTGATCGGTGTAGGCAAAGGGGAACATTTTATTGCCAGCGATGCAAGTCCTCTGATTGGATATACTGATGAAGTCATCTATCTCTCTGATCATGAGATCGCAGTTATCACTGAAGATGAAGTTGAAGTCATTCACCGCGATGAGGGTCAGCAGAAATTATCGATTCAGACTTTAGATCAGGTAAGTGTTGATTCCGATCTGGGTGACTATGAGCATTACATGCTGAAAGAAATCTTTGAGCAGCCTCAGACACTTGAGAATGCGATGCGAGGTCGTATTGATGAAGATGAGGCAACCGCGAAATTTGGTGGATTAAACCTGTCTGCGCAGCAGCTGAGAAACATTGATCGAGTCGTCTTAACGGCTTGTGGAACGAGTTGGCATTCTGGATTAGTAGGTGAGTATCTCCTGGAAGAATTTGCCAGGATACCAACAGAGGTCGAATATGCTAGTGAGTTACGGTATCGGAATCCTCCAATTTCAAACGATACCATGATTTTCGCTATTACCCAAAGTGGTGAGACGGCAGATACTCTGGCTGCGATGAGAGAATGCAAACGAAAAGGTCATCCTACATTGGCGATTTGTAATGTGGTTGGCTCTTCAATCGCTCGTGAAGCAGATGGTGGAATTTATTTGCATGCCGGTCCTGAAGTGGGGGTGGCTTCGACCAAAGCCTTTACATCTCAGGTGATGGTCATGATTCAATTGGCACTATTTCTGGGGAGAATGAGGCATCTCTCTTACCCTGCAGGTTGCAGAATTATTGATGCGATCCAAAAAATTCCCGATCAAATTCAGAAATGTCTTGAGTGTAATGATCTCATCAAAGACATTTCCAACAAGTACTGTAATTTCAATAATTTTCTCTATCTGGGTCGGCTTTATAATTTTCCCGGGGCATTGGAGGGGGCACTGAAACTCAAAGAGATCAGCTATATACACGCTGAAGGTTACCCGGCAGCCGAAATGAAACATGGCCCGATTGCGCTGGTTGACGAAGAGACCCCCAGTGTTTTTGTTGTTCCACGCGGACAGATATATCCCAAAGTCATGAGTAATCTGGAAGAGGTGAAAGCGCGTAAAGGGCCTGTGATTGCCATTGCCTGTGAAGGGGACAAAAAAATTGCTGATATCGCTGACGATGTCATTTATGTCCCAGATGTTGAAGATTTCTTGCAGCCTCTCGTTACTGCGATTCCGTTGCAACTCTTATCATATCATATCGCCGTGTTACGAGGCTGTAATGTAGACCGACCACGGAACCTGGCAAAGAGTGTTACAGTAGAGTAGTGACATCAGGCAAGAGCAAAGGCTGGTTTCAGTCTTTCTGATGTTGAAAAAAGACTTTCATTCTTGAGAAAACATGTGTTTTCTCCCTGAAAACAGCAAAATACAGGCATACCTCTCCTGAAAGTGCGAAAATTAAACTTTCCTGATTTGGTTTAATTCTGAGTTCCGCATAGAATGACTGATGAGGTACCCAATAAGTACCTCATCAATGTTCTTAAGCTCGGTGAGGCGTCTGTCTGCCAGCTGAATTGGCGTACAAGCCTTCTTAAGCAGATAGGTAATGCAATCCATCTGCAAAACTGGATGTAGTAAAATGAAAGTAATTCTGGCAAATCCCCGTGGTTTTTGTGCGGGTGTCAATATGGCAATTGAATGTCTCGAAGAAGTCATTCGGATTTTTGGTAGTAACATTTATGTCTATCATGAAATCGTACATAACAAACATGTCGTGAATCGGTTTACCGAGCAAGGTGTGGTTTTTGTTGATTCCGTGAGTGATGTTCCCGAAAATTCGATTCTCGTGTTCAGCGCGCACGGTGTTTCCCCTGTGATTCGTCAGCAGGCGCGAGACAGAAACATTCGTACGATTGACGCGACTTGTCCTCTGGTAACCAAAGTTCATACGGAAGCAATTAAATATGCAAATGCGGGCTATAACATTATTCTGATTGGTCATGAAGGGCATGATGAAGTCATAGGCACAATGGGTGAAGCTCCTGAAAGTATTACCTTGATCGAGACCCCCGAAGAAGTCGCAGCTTTGGAATTTTCTGAAGATGACAAATTAGCTTATCTCACGCAAACGACATTGAGTGTTGATGAAGCAGGCAGAGTCATCGAAAGTCTCACGAAAAAATATCCTGATATCGAGAGTCCACCCAAAGCCGACATCTGTTATGCGACAACAAATCGCCAGGAAGCGGTTTCGGAACTTGCACAGCAAGTCGATCTTGTATTGGTCTTAGGTAGTCAGAACAGTTCCAATAGTAAGCGACTGATGGAAATCGGAAAGTCTGCTAAAAAGCAGGCTTATCTGATTGATGGTGTGAATGAGTTATTACCAGAATGGCTCGAAGGATGCGAGGCGATTCTCATTACCGCAGGAGCGAGTGCACCAGAGGTAGTCGTTCAGGAATTAGTGCAACATTTAGAAGACCATTATCAAGCAGAAGTGGAAAATGCCGTTGTTCGTGAAGAATCGGTTCGCTTCCCACTTCCCAAAGAGTTACGTACCTTGCAATCAAAATAGAAACTGCCAGGCTGGTGCTGGTTTCGAAATTGTTCGATTTCGTTTATTATAAAAAAAGTAGAGATCGAGTCGCATTCGGGTTTGAGTGCGATTCTAAGAGAAAACCAAATCTTTAAAGAATTGAAAAAGCAGATATGAGTGATGATCTGACACCAGCGGAAAACAACGACGACCATTCTGAGGAATCGAATCAGGAACGGCACACACAAGAAATCAGGCATTCCCAGGTAAGTGCACGTGTGCCTGAGGGGGTTTCGCGCGGGGTGTTCAGCACAGGGGCTGTTGTCTTACAGGGGGGACACGAATTTATCCTGGATTTCCTGTTACGCATTTCGACACCTCAACAGGTTGCCGCACGTGTCGTTTTACCCATTGGCGTTGTTCCGCAAATGATTCGTGCCCTGAGAGACAATTTGAATAATTATGAAAAACGGTTTGGTACTCCAGTCATACCCACTCCTATTCCTCAACAAGTGACTGGTTCTGCAGATGCCATCAATGTCGGACCGGGGATGGAAGTCGCACCTTCCGAATCACCGACTCCACCAGTTGCGAGTGTGGGCTCAGATATCAATGCCGGAGCTTCAGGTGAGGCTGTACAACCTGAAGCAGAATCGGAGAGCAATCCTCAGCAACCTGCTGCTGAGCCAGTAGCTAAGCCTGCAGAAGCGGGACAAAAGCCTCCTTCAGCAGAAGACTTGTATGATGAATTGAAGCTGCCTGATGAGATGCTCTCAGGCGTGTATGCGAATGCGGTTCGAATCGGTCATTCGGCCACAGAGTTTTCCTTTGATTTCATTACAACATTCTTTCCTCGTTCGTGTGTTTCTGCTCGTGTGCATATGGCAGCACCGAATATTCCCCGCCTGCTCGATTCACTGACACACTCATTTGAGCAGTTTCAGCGAAAAGTAGCGGAGCAGCAAAAGCGGCAGCAACCTCCTGAAGGAGGGCAACCAGGTAATCTTTAAGTCTTCATGTGCCTGCTATTCATTCCTGCTCGTCAGCAGAGGGGCCGTAGAGTGCGGGAACGGGAATATCATTGAGTCGCAGATACACACAGAGATGACCACGGTGATGGATACTATGATTGAGTACCCAAGTGCGAATCACACCAATTTTTGGCATCGTGATGAGGGGCTCACCACCGGAGAGAAGTGACCATGACTTCGCAAATTCTTCATCGGAAGTGGACGCGATGCGTTTTCTGGCAGCGGTAACATTCGCGTCGAAGAGGTCCAGGATTTCTTGACGGCTATTAAGTACAGGAGCTTGGTAAGGTTCGCCACCCTCCGGGTTAAGATCCCAGGTATCTTGAGTCAGGGTTCCTTCAACCCAGCCTACCATTTCCGCGAGATGAGTAGCGACCCAGCCGATACTGTTCGATTTGGAGTGCGCTTTCCAATCAAGTTTGTCATCGGGAATTCGTTCGATCACTTTGCGAGTTCCCGCCATTTCCATATCAAATTCGGGGAGGATTGATTCGGCGATAGTCATGGGAGTATCCTGTCTTCAATTATGGTGATAGAGTCACAACGAGATGGTATTTTGAATGGGGATGAGTCGCAAACAATTTGACGACTCAATACACACTTATTCTAACAGTTTGTTCACTTGGATGTCCAGTGTTTCGGCATCAAACTGTTTTTTGACTTCTACTGGCTGTTTTGTGCTTTGAAAAAACAAAATATCGGCAGAGAATAAAATTGAATGTCATACCCACCACGATTCCAATTAACGCCGCCAGCAAAGTCCTTTTCTCGAAATAGGTAATTGAACTACACAATACCATTGTCGTGAGCCAGTTGAAGAAAGCACCTAATAGACAACTACTGCAATAACCGAGATACTGCTTGAGAATGGGAGCGTATCGCGCATACGAAAATGTTATATTGCGGTTTAGCAGGAAATTAGTGCTCATCGAAATCCAGATCGCAACTGCAATTGCCACCGGTCGATTAAACCAATTCAAGAGCAGGGATAGTGCCACTAAATTTACGACGACTCCCGAGCATCCAATGACAGCAAATTGTGCAAAGTAAGCATAGTTTCTGTATTTAAATTCAAACAGACGTTTGAGATGTTTCAGGTAATTGATTTGCTCTTTGAACGAGAGTTTGCTGCTTCCCTGAGTACGATCTGTGAAGTGAATAGGAATTTCAATGATGTTGCGGCAACGACATTTCACCATTAATTCCAAGCCGATTTTGTAGCCCACGGGATTAAGAATTTCGCGTGCATTCAGAAAATCTTGACGATGTAACGCGAAAAAGCCTGCCATCGGATCTTTCACTGTTGTGAAGGGACGTGCCATCCAAGTTGCAATTTTTGAATTAAACTTTCTGAACCAACCCCAGGTTTCGTCTGTCGAACCACCGTTCACATAGCGGCTGCCAATCACAAAATCTGCCTGTTGGTTTTTCAAGGCAGAGTACAGTTCCGGAATTGTTTCTGGTGGGTGTGATAGATCGGCGTCCATTACCATCAGAATCTCTGCTGAGGCTGCATCCATGCCAGCGATGACTGCAGTTGAGAGGCCCCGTTCATTTTCACGGGTGATCAGATGAAGGGGCGATGATTGTGACAGCGTTTGACAGAGATCTGCTGTGCCATCTGGACTTTGATCATCAACTACGATGATTTCTGCAGAAATTGCAGAGTCGTTCAAGACCTGAGTAATACGCGGGATCAGGTTGGCCAAATTTTCGGCTTCACAATAGGTGGGCACGATAATCGATAATTCAGGCAATGTTCTAACTTTTCAGGGTTGTTGCGATTATAACGGTTGGCGTTTAGATGCGGAGATTCAGTTAGGTTCTCTTTCGACAGAAGCAGTAGAACGATTCTCACCTGTGACTGTATTCAAAATCTAGCTTGTAGTGATGAAAAGCACCCTTTTTCATTAATCCAGTGATTTCCCCGAATCGTGACAGTTTCAACCACTACTTTCCGCAGATTGTGAGAGATCAATAAGTTCCTCATGATTCACGCAACTTTTTTGCTTTCAATAGTCAAACTATGCTGTTTTTTTGCATCATTTTCATAGTTCTGACGACTTCAGGCAGTTTTGTGACCTAGATTTGTACTGAAAAACTACGTGGAAATGGGCGGGCTGAAAATATGGTGCTTATGGTGAAAGTGCCGGTAAGCATGCGTGATGATCAATAAAATATATCAGTTGAAGGAGTAGAGTGAATATGGCTGGTTCTGGCCTTTCTCAAGTTGATTCCAATATGGCTTTTGATGATCTCAAACGACTTATTCATGGTAAGTTGGTTGAAAAGCTCGATTTGACCCGCGTTGGAGATCTGGAAGGTGATTCGCTCAGGCGTGAAATTCGTCTGGTGATCGAACATTTGTGTGATACCGAAAATCCCCTTCTCAACCGATCGGAACGTGAGCGTTTGATCGAGGAAATTCTGGACGAAACTTTTGGCTTTGGTCCACTGGAATTGCTGCTTAAAGATCAAGATATTGCAGATATCATGATCAATGGTCCCAAGCATGTTTTTGTCGAAAAATGTGGTCGTATTCAACGTTCAAATGTTGTTTTCCGGGACAATCAGCATCTGCTGCAAATTCTTGATCGTATTGTTTCCAAAGTGGGACGCCGTGTCGATGAAACTTCTCCTCTGGTAGATGCCCGCTTACCCGACGGATCTCGACTTAATGCCGTGATTCCTCCGCTGGCGCTGGATGGACCTTCGTTAACGATTCGTAAGTTTGGATCGAATCCATTGGGGCTGGAAGATCTGTTGAGATTTGGTGCCTTCACGCCGGAAATCGCAATGCTACTGGAAGGTATCATTAAGGCTCGGATTAATACCATCATCAGTGGTGGTACCGGTTCCGGTAAAACAACACTCTTAAATACATTATCC
This window encodes:
- a CDS encoding DUF3467 domain-containing protein — encoded protein: MSDDLTPAENNDDHSEESNQERHTQEIRHSQVSARVPEGVSRGVFSTGAVVLQGGHEFILDFLLRISTPQQVAARVVLPIGVVPQMIRALRDNLNNYEKRFGTPVIPTPIPQQVTGSADAINVGPGMEVAPSESPTPPVASVGSDINAGASGEAVQPEAESESNPQQPAAEPVAKPAEAGQKPPSAEDLYDELKLPDEMLSGVYANAVRIGHSATEFSFDFITTFFPRSCVSARVHMAAPNIPRLLDSLTHSFEQFQRKVAEQQKRQQPPEGGQPGNL
- a CDS encoding glycosyltransferase is translated as MPELSIIVPTYCEAENLANLIPRITQVLNDSAISAEIIVVDDQSPDGTADLCQTLSQSSPLHLITRENERGLSTAVIAGMDAASAEILMVMDADLSHPPETIPELYSALKNQQADFVIGSRYVNGGSTDETWGWFRKFNSKIATWMARPFTTVKDPMAGFFALHRQDFLNAREILNPVGYKIGLELMVKCRCRNIIEIPIHFTDRTQGSSKLSFKEQINYLKHLKRLFEFKYRNYAYFAQFAVIGCSGVVVNLVALSLLLNWFNRPVAIAVAIWISMSTNFLLNRNITFSYARYAPILKQYLGYCSSCLLGAFFNWLTTMVLCSSITYFEKRTLLAALIGIVVGMTFNFILCRYFVFSKHKTASRSQKTV
- a CDS encoding DinB family protein; translated protein: MTIAESILPEFDMEMAGTRKVIERIPDDKLDWKAHSKSNSIGWVATHLAEMVGWVEGTLTQDTWDLNPEGGEPYQAPVLNSRQEILDLFDANVTAARKRIASTSDEEFAKSWSLLSGGEPLITMPKIGVIRTWVLNHSIHHRGHLCVYLRLNDIPVPALYGPSADEQE
- a CDS encoding CpaF family protein yields the protein MAGSGLSQVDSNMAFDDLKRLIHGKLVEKLDLTRVGDLEGDSLRREIRLVIEHLCDTENPLLNRSERERLIEEILDETFGFGPLELLLKDQDIADIMINGPKHVFVEKCGRIQRSNVVFRDNQHLLQILDRIVSKVGRRVDETSPLVDARLPDGSRLNAVIPPLALDGPSLTIRKFGSNPLGLEDLLRFGAFTPEIAMLLEGIIKARINTIISGGTGSGKTTLLNTLSSFIQADHRVITIEDAAELQLQQEHVLRLETRPPNIEGKGQITATDLVKNALRMRPDRIIIGECRGPESLDMLQAMNTGHEGSLTTIHANSPRDGVSRLETMITMGGVELPLKALRQQFAAAVDLIIQVNRLQGGPRKVTHVTEVLNMEQDTVIMQDIFLFIQDGIDEEGRAYGHFEATGVRPAFMDRLEAAGVRLPSNLFANRVLQG
- the ispH gene encoding 4-hydroxy-3-methylbut-2-enyl diphosphate reductase, yielding MKVILANPRGFCAGVNMAIECLEEVIRIFGSNIYVYHEIVHNKHVVNRFTEQGVVFVDSVSDVPENSILVFSAHGVSPVIRQQARDRNIRTIDATCPLVTKVHTEAIKYANAGYNIILIGHEGHDEVIGTMGEAPESITLIETPEEVAALEFSEDDKLAYLTQTTLSVDEAGRVIESLTKKYPDIESPPKADICYATTNRQEAVSELAQQVDLVLVLGSQNSSNSKRLMEIGKSAKKQAYLIDGVNELLPEWLEGCEAILITAGASAPEVVVQELVQHLEDHYQAEVENAVVREESVRFPLPKELRTLQSK
- the glmS gene encoding glutamine--fructose-6-phosphate transaminase (isomerizing), which codes for MCGIVGYIGHREAGSVLIQGLQKLEYRGYDSSGVAIHESPSIQIRKKKGRVSEMAALFKASPVAGTLGIGHTRWATHGETNDQNSHPHVGGNGEVVIVHNGVIENYSSLRTQLQALGYVFRTTTDTETVAHLLSHHLEEQLKLGADPSELSTYLKVVEITLSKLKGTYGLVIMFQDLPNLLIAARLGSPLVIGVGKGEHFIASDASPLIGYTDEVIYLSDHEIAVITEDEVEVIHRDEGQQKLSIQTLDQVSVDSDLGDYEHYMLKEIFEQPQTLENAMRGRIDEDEATAKFGGLNLSAQQLRNIDRVVLTACGTSWHSGLVGEYLLEEFARIPTEVEYASELRYRNPPISNDTMIFAITQSGETADTLAAMRECKRKGHPTLAICNVVGSSIAREADGGIYLHAGPEVGVASTKAFTSQVMVMIQLALFLGRMRHLSYPAGCRIIDAIQKIPDQIQKCLECNDLIKDISNKYCNFNNFLYLGRLYNFPGALEGALKLKEISYIHAEGYPAAEMKHGPIALVDEETPSVFVVPRGQIYPKVMSNLEEVKARKGPVIAIACEGDKKIADIADDVIYVPDVEDFLQPLVTAIPLQLLSYHIAVLRGCNVDRPRNLAKSVTVE